In one Rutidosis leptorrhynchoides isolate AG116_Rl617_1_P2 chromosome 8, CSIRO_AGI_Rlap_v1, whole genome shotgun sequence genomic region, the following are encoded:
- the LOC139861930 gene encoding actin-related protein 2/3 complex subunit 2B-like isoform X2: protein MPCEVFFMLKDAEKIITEISSVQAAILSSKLKEILTRISTHEITEGTCKPIKLVYHPNVPFYFVKHVVDSFATLFSVSLKSGGGHNINMMTMLMNKLLKMGAAVGCRIFSIASVYVGCVECIIISVVVCWNRCTLSG, encoded by the exons ATGCCTTGTGAAGTCTTTTTTATGCTGAAAG ATGCAGAGAAGATAATTACAGAGATTTCATCGGTACAAGCTGCAATACTTAGCTCTAAGCTAAAAGAAATTTTAACGAGAATTAGCACCCACGAGATAACTGAAGGGACATGCAAGCCAATCAAACTTGTCTATCATCCTAACGTGCCTTTTTATTTCGTTAAACAT GTTGTCGACAGTTTCGCAACACTCTTTTCTGTATCGCTAAAGTCAG GTGGTGGACATAACATAAACATGATGACCATGCTCATGAACAAATTGCTTAAAATGGGGGCGGCTGTTG GTTGCAGGATTTTCAGTATTGCTTCTGTATATGTGGGTTGTGTTGAATGCATAATCATCAGTGTTGTGGTCTGTTGGAACCGTTGCACGCTTTCGGGATGA
- the LOC139861930 gene encoding actin-related protein 2/3 complex subunit 2B-like isoform X1 — MPCEVFFMLKDAEKIITEISSVQAAILSSKLKEILTRISTHEITEGTCKPIKLVYHPNVPFYFVKHVVDSFATLFSVSLKSGGGHNINMMTMLMNKLLKMGAAVGISYMFWLHYIYFCDVASASTTPMSLQISVPSSVGHQVAGFSVLLLYMWVVLNA; from the exons ATGCCTTGTGAAGTCTTTTTTATGCTGAAAG ATGCAGAGAAGATAATTACAGAGATTTCATCGGTACAAGCTGCAATACTTAGCTCTAAGCTAAAAGAAATTTTAACGAGAATTAGCACCCACGAGATAACTGAAGGGACATGCAAGCCAATCAAACTTGTCTATCATCCTAACGTGCCTTTTTATTTCGTTAAACAT GTTGTCGACAGTTTCGCAACACTCTTTTCTGTATCGCTAAAGTCAG GTGGTGGACATAACATAAACATGATGACCATGCTCATGAACAAATTGCTTAAAATGGGGGCGGCTGTTGGTATTTCGTACATGTTTTGGCTCCATTACATTTATTTTTGTGATGTTGCATCTGCTTCTACCACTCCAATGTCGTTACAAATATCAGTTCCATCATCTGTTGGTCACCAGGTTGCAGGATTTTCAGTATTGCTTCTGTATATGTGGGTTGTGTTGAATGCATAA